A genomic stretch from Candidatus Woesearchaeota archaeon includes:
- a CDS encoding 3'(2'),5'-bisphosphate nucleotidase CysQ has translation MNELEFAKKLAKDAGNIVMKYYGKSSKEMNTQVKENNTFLTQADIEANNYITEQIKKHFPEDGILTEETIDNKKRLQKSRVWIIDPLDGTHHFLKNRTEFSISIGLVENVFPVLGVIYKPIGDELYFAEKKQGAYLEENGKTRKLSVTKETEIKNLRVTASKATAQQFIKEVVKHSPFRTFEFRGSTCYKMCLVAKGEYDAYIRDHLQINEWDVCAGTIIVQEAGGLVTDIEGKPLIFNNETPLFRGIIASNNVCHDNILNEISKTYRIK, from the coding sequence ATGAACGAACTTGAATTCGCAAAAAAGCTCGCTAAAGATGCTGGCAACATAGTTATGAAGTATTATGGCAAAAGCAGTAAAGAAATGAATACACAAGTAAAAGAAAATAATACCTTTTTAACACAAGCAGACATCGAAGCAAATAATTATATTACCGAACAAATAAAAAAACATTTTCCAGAAGATGGGATTCTTACTGAAGAAACAATTGATAATAAAAAACGGCTTCAAAAAAGCCGTGTCTGGATTATTGACCCATTAGACGGTACCCATCATTTTCTTAAAAATAGAACAGAATTCAGTATTAGTATTGGTTTAGTAGAAAATGTCTTTCCTGTACTCGGAGTAATCTATAAACCCATAGGTGATGAATTATATTTTGCTGAAAAAAAACAAGGAGCATATCTTGAAGAGAATGGTAAAACAAGAAAATTATCAGTGACAAAAGAAACAGAGATTAAAAATTTACGGGTAACTGCTTCAAAAGCAACAGCTCAGCAATTTATTAAGGAGGTAGTGAAACATTCTCCCTTTAGAACATTTGAATTTCGAGGAAGCACGTGTTATAAGATGTGTCTTGTTGCAAAAGGTGAATATGATGCATATATCCGCGACCATTTGCAAATTAATGAATGGGATGTCTGTGCTGGCACCATTATTGTTCAGGAAGCAGGGGGTTTAGTAACAGATATAGAAGGAAAGCCATTAATTTTCAACAATGAAACACCATTATTCAGAGGAATTATTGCTTCGAACAACGTATGCCATGATAACATACTCAATGAAATAAGTAAAACATATAGAATAAAATAA
- the ftsZ gene encoding cell division protein FtsZ gives MDFFVKNALDNGSKLTNSAGFEVGQANIKVIGCGGAGNNMVNWLYQKGIKGAEIFACNTDKQHLDITNADKKFLIGKDVTRGLGCGGYPQKGAEAAQESIQDIKEAVKGADMVFVCAGMGGGTGTGSAPIVAQAARDVGSIVIGTVTMPFKIERARVDKAEFGLQQLRQVADTVIVIDNNRLVQIAGNLPIQQAFAVANELISTMIKGIVETIAIPSLVNLDYADVKTIMTNGGVAAIGVGASDTNNRVEEAVKGALSNPLLDISYEGATGALIHVHGGPDLTLEEINRVGELVTESMDDDANCIWGARVSDDMKGKLTVMTIITGVQSPWILGKVDSKRKEHSREMKELNDELGIEIIR, from the coding sequence ATGGATTTTTTTGTAAAAAACGCATTGGACAACGGTAGTAAACTTACCAACAGTGCAGGATTTGAAGTTGGGCAAGCAAATATTAAAGTTATTGGCTGCGGTGGAGCGGGTAATAACATGGTTAACTGGCTTTATCAAAAAGGCATTAAGGGCGCGGAAATTTTTGCTTGCAATACTGATAAACAACATTTGGATATTACTAATGCTGATAAAAAATTCTTAATTGGAAAAGATGTAACGCGAGGCTTAGGCTGTGGAGGATATCCACAAAAAGGTGCTGAAGCTGCGCAGGAATCTATTCAGGATATTAAAGAAGCTGTTAAAGGAGCAGACATGGTATTTGTTTGCGCAGGTATGGGTGGAGGAACAGGAACAGGTTCAGCTCCTATTGTTGCGCAAGCAGCTCGTGATGTAGGCTCCATTGTCATCGGAACAGTAACTATGCCTTTTAAAATTGAAAGAGCTCGTGTTGATAAAGCAGAATTTGGTTTACAGCAATTACGGCAAGTAGCTGATACTGTTATTGTCATTGACAACAACAGGCTGGTTCAAATTGCAGGTAATTTACCTATTCAACAAGCATTTGCTGTTGCTAATGAATTAATCTCAACGATGATTAAAGGCATTGTAGAAACTATTGCAATTCCTTCATTAGTTAACTTAGACTATGCAGACGTTAAAACTATTATGACTAATGGCGGTGTAGCAGCAATTGGCGTAGGCGCATCAGATACTAATAACCGTGTGGAAGAAGCTGTTAAAGGAGCTTTGAGCAACCCGTTATTAGATATTAGTTATGAAGGAGCAACAGGAGCTTTAATCCACGTTCATGGCGGACCTGACTTAACCTTAGAAGAGATCAATCGCGTAGGTGAGTTAGTTACTGAGAGTATGGATGACGATGCAAACTGTATATGGGGAGCACGTGTCAGCGACGACATGAAAGGCAAGCTAACTGTTATGACCATTATTACTGGTGTTCAAAGCCCATGGATCCTAGGCAAAGTGGATTCCAAACGCAAAGAACATAGCAGGGAAATGAAGGAATTAAATGATGAATTAGGCATTGAAATTATTAGATAA
- a CDS encoding nitroreductase family protein, translating to METTDCIYTRRSIRKYLDVPVEWELVGRVVEAGTKAPTSGNIQEFRFIVMTDPTKRKQLAQACLQQYWMEKAPVHIIACAELKRPKQFYGIRGERLYTIQNVAAACQNMLLASHHYGLGACWVGAFDEAAVKRIANIPDYARPHAILTLGYPDEVVPEPQKYKLEHMLYLQRYGNRIKNINVVLLQFSPVLASGVKGVKDYIDKSATSVFDKIKHHAEKLHKKLKGEK from the coding sequence ATGGAAACTACTGACTGTATTTATACACGGCGTTCTATTCGAAAATATTTAGATGTTCCTGTTGAATGGGAGTTAGTCGGAAGAGTGGTTGAAGCAGGGACTAAAGCGCCGACTTCGGGGAATATTCAAGAATTTCGATTTATTGTAATGACTGACCCGACCAAGCGCAAACAGTTGGCACAAGCATGTTTACAACAGTATTGGATGGAAAAAGCGCCAGTGCATATTATTGCCTGCGCTGAACTCAAACGTCCAAAGCAGTTTTATGGCATCAGGGGAGAACGATTGTATACTATTCAAAATGTTGCAGCAGCCTGCCAAAATATGCTTTTAGCTAGTCATCATTATGGTTTAGGAGCTTGCTGGGTTGGAGCTTTCGATGAAGCTGCAGTGAAGCGTATAGCTAATATTCCTGACTATGCAAGGCCGCATGCTATTCTTACGTTAGGATATCCTGATGAAGTTGTTCCTGAACCGCAAAAGTATAAATTAGAACATATGCTTTATCTTCAACGATATGGTAATAGAATTAAGAATATTAATGTTGTATTATTACAGTTTTCACCGGTTCTAGCATCTGGAGTTAAAGGAGTAAAGGATTATATTGATAAATCTGCAACTTCTGTATTTGATAAGATCAAACACCATGCTGAGAAATTACATAAGAAACTGAAAGGAGAGAAATAA
- a CDS encoding ATP-dependent DNA ligase, which yields MQYKQLGEIYNKLEATSKRLEKTSYVAELIEKTANEDLPMIMLLLEGRLYPKYEAEKKIGVAGRLVIKAINVATGIEAHNIEQEWKKTGDLGKVAENFTTKKKQATLVSHHLSVEKVFANLQKLAELEGPETVEKKVQMIAELLTSAAPLEAKYIVRTILEDLRVGVGAGSIRDAIVWSEMPQINNLELTGEGNKYYFNKTLKAEKIITALEDVQTLNIHNVKAIEAQTKELAREIYNYFVKTVEEAYNVNNDWAKTIIIIRKKGLKGLEETDIELGKPIKVMLYQKAKDLEEAFEMVGKPAILEYKYDGFRLQIEILEKNNIILYTRNFEDVTAQFPDVIGAVKQHISVKTAILEAECVGFDAKTKRYLPFQNVSQRIKRKYDIEEIAKKFPVEVNIFDIIYLNGNSMIEKPFEERRKALEKIITPKKGKIKLSEAMVTDNLQKATDFYKEALEAGNEGVMAKNLVAHYKPGSRVGFGVKVKPVMESLDLVIVKAEYGEGKRAGWLTSFTLACRDDNGDLFEIGKISTGLKELDEEGTSYNYMTELLKPLIKEEQGKEVILKPRIIMEVSFEEIQKSTNYASGYALRFPRFVRLREDRNEKNASSLSLVEQLYNTQRSRAV from the coding sequence ATGCAGTACAAACAACTCGGTGAAATCTACAATAAACTCGAAGCAACCTCAAAACGTCTGGAAAAAACAAGCTATGTTGCCGAATTAATTGAAAAAACAGCCAACGAAGATCTTCCGATGATTATGCTATTATTGGAAGGCAGATTATATCCCAAATACGAAGCTGAAAAAAAGATTGGCGTTGCTGGACGATTGGTTATCAAGGCAATTAATGTTGCAACAGGAATTGAAGCTCATAACATAGAGCAGGAATGGAAAAAAACAGGAGATTTAGGCAAAGTTGCAGAGAATTTCACCACAAAGAAAAAACAAGCTACATTAGTTTCCCATCATTTAAGTGTTGAAAAAGTATTTGCTAACCTGCAAAAATTAGCAGAACTTGAAGGACCAGAGACGGTTGAAAAAAAAGTGCAGATGATTGCAGAATTATTGACGAGCGCTGCTCCTTTAGAAGCTAAATACATTGTAAGAACAATACTCGAAGATTTGAGAGTTGGCGTTGGCGCAGGCAGTATCAGGGATGCAATTGTGTGGAGTGAAATGCCGCAGATTAATAATTTAGAATTAACCGGTGAAGGAAACAAGTATTATTTTAATAAAACTTTGAAAGCAGAAAAAATAATAACAGCCCTCGAAGATGTGCAAACATTAAACATTCATAACGTAAAAGCAATAGAAGCACAAACCAAAGAATTAGCACGAGAAATCTATAATTACTTTGTTAAAACGGTTGAAGAAGCTTATAACGTCAACAACGATTGGGCAAAAACGATAATTATTATCCGAAAAAAAGGATTAAAGGGATTGGAGGAAACTGACATTGAATTGGGCAAGCCAATAAAAGTAATGCTATACCAAAAAGCTAAAGACCTAGAAGAAGCGTTCGAGATGGTCGGCAAGCCTGCAATTTTAGAATACAAATATGATGGTTTTAGACTCCAGATAGAAATCCTTGAAAAAAACAACATTATTCTTTACACGCGGAATTTTGAAGATGTTACAGCACAGTTTCCTGATGTTATTGGGGCAGTTAAGCAACATATCAGCGTAAAAACAGCAATTTTAGAAGCTGAATGTGTTGGTTTTGATGCAAAAACCAAACGATATTTGCCGTTTCAAAATGTTTCTCAAAGAATAAAAAGAAAATATGATATTGAAGAAATTGCAAAAAAATTTCCCGTCGAAGTAAACATATTTGATATAATATATCTCAATGGAAATTCAATGATCGAAAAACCATTTGAGGAGCGAAGAAAAGCATTGGAAAAAATAATAACACCAAAAAAAGGAAAAATTAAGCTTTCCGAAGCTATGGTCACTGATAACTTGCAGAAAGCAACAGACTTTTACAAAGAAGCGCTTGAAGCAGGCAATGAAGGAGTGATGGCAAAAAACCTTGTTGCGCATTACAAGCCTGGCTCGCGAGTTGGCTTTGGAGTTAAAGTAAAGCCAGTAATGGAAAGTCTTGACCTTGTTATTGTTAAAGCTGAATATGGTGAAGGAAAACGCGCAGGATGGCTGACATCATTTACCTTGGCATGCAGGGATGACAATGGTGATTTGTTCGAAATAGGAAAAATAAGCACTGGATTAAAAGAATTGGATGAAGAAGGAACATCATATAATTATATGACTGAATTATTAAAGCCTTTAATCAAAGAAGAACAGGGAAAAGAAGTTATCTTAAAACCAAGAATCATCATGGAAGTCAGTTTTGAAGAAATTCAAAAATCAACCAATTATGCCAGTGGTTATGCGTTACGTTTTCCAAGGTTTGTAAGATTAAGAGAAGATAGAAATGAAAAGAATGCAAGTTCTTTAAGTTTAGTGGAACAATTATATAATACCCAAAGAAGCAGGGCCGTGTAG
- a CDS encoding PIN domain-containing protein: protein MILDTDFVIDLLENKVEAEKKMSELEQRSIPISITSIAVFELVRGLSSFNAEIMQKGYLFIDAVNVYILDSTAAKIAGKIAQQLDQKGVPINPQDSMIAGIALKYNEAVLTGNIKHFSRIENLVVETY, encoded by the coding sequence ATGATTTTAGATACTGATTTTGTGATTGATCTGCTTGAAAATAAAGTAGAAGCAGAGAAAAAAATGAGTGAATTAGAACAGAGATCAATACCTATTTCAATCACTTCTATAGCAGTCTTTGAACTTGTGCGTGGTCTTAGTTCTTTTAATGCTGAAATAATGCAAAAGGGATATTTATTTATTGATGCTGTTAATGTTTATATTCTTGATTCAACAGCTGCAAAAATAGCAGGAAAAATTGCACAGCAACTTGACCAAAAAGGTGTGCCTATTAATCCACAAGATTCTATGATTGCAGGTATTGCTCTTAAATATAATGAAGCTGTTTTAACAGGAAACATAAAACACTTTTCAAGAATAGAAAATCTTGTTGTTGAGACTTATTAA
- a CDS encoding antitoxin VapB family protein produces MSTKTITLSQDAYDLLARRKEGKESFSDVVRKLAKPKSLLEFAGILNHQEAEKMRSIINEGRKQSQERAERLQERFQQ; encoded by the coding sequence ATGAGCACGAAAACTATTACATTATCGCAAGATGCCTATGATTTACTGGCACGGAGAAAAGAAGGAAAAGAAAGTTTTAGTGATGTGGTGAGAAAGCTTGCTAAACCGAAATCGTTGCTCGAATTTGCTGGGATTCTTAATCATCAAGAAGCAGAAAAAATGCGAAGTATTATTAATGAAGGTAGAAAACAATCCCAAGAACGCGCTGAACGTTTACAAGAGAGATTTCAACAATGA
- a CDS encoding LysM peptidoglycan-binding domain-containing protein has protein sequence MVRPIELMVSGVILAGGVWLAHRHYTETRATERIIYTQACDGVKYEIQPRDTLWRIMKQYGIPRKNIIALNPHIPDENRIKAGEYLCLPEKTPIPRDRLFDKRGHYNARFNGQDR, from the coding sequence ATGGTAAGACCTATTGAACTAATGGTTAGCGGTGTAATTTTAGCTGGAGGAGTGTGGCTAGCACATCGGCATTATACTGAAACAAGAGCTACTGAAAGGATAATATACACTCAAGCTTGCGATGGAGTTAAGTATGAGATTCAACCCAGGGATACATTATGGCGTATTATGAAACAATATGGAATTCCACGTAAAAACATTATAGCATTAAATCCACATATTCCAGATGAGAATAGAATAAAAGCAGGCGAGTATTTATGTTTACCAGAGAAGACTCCAATTCCAAGAGATAGATTATTTGATAAAAGAGGACATTATAATGCGCGATTTAATGGACAGGATCGATGA
- a CDS encoding RsmB/NOP family class I SAM-dependent RNA methyltransferase, with amino-acid sequence MIEKIPGTDAIVFKDGFIKRYQQLTDFTTFKKYSLSFLRRSIRVNTLKISVNDLKKRLQNTWELEPIPWCKEGFWIDHKGEDEAYRRDVGNLLEHQFGMVYIQEAASMIPPLVLDPQPGELVLDMCAAPGSKATQIAQYMRNQGVLIANDFKGDRLRPLGLNMQRCGISNAVVTMMRGHFFKDFQFDKILVDAPCSGTGTIRKSLKTLLMWNPHMVKRLASQQKQLLETAFQNLKVGGTLVYSTCTLEPEEDEGVVSYLLEKYPSAHLEEIKLPLQRSKPIIEFEGKKFHPPVEHCLRLWPQDNDTEGFFVAPVRIEIFVKQSNFLSINIISTKDRDYKTCLSARNLENCPINISKMLT; translated from the coding sequence ATGATTGAAAAAATACCAGGAACAGATGCTATTGTTTTCAAAGATGGTTTTATCAAACGTTATCAGCAGTTAACAGACTTTACTACCTTTAAAAAATATTCACTTTCGTTTTTACGCCGCTCTATTCGTGTTAATACTCTTAAAATTTCTGTCAATGACTTGAAGAAAAGATTACAGAATACGTGGGAACTTGAACCAATACCGTGGTGTAAGGAAGGTTTCTGGATAGATCATAAAGGAGAAGATGAAGCGTATAGGCGTGATGTTGGAAATCTTCTCGAACATCAATTTGGCATGGTTTATATTCAAGAAGCAGCTTCAATGATACCGCCTCTTGTTCTTGATCCACAGCCAGGTGAATTGGTCTTAGATATGTGCGCAGCTCCTGGAAGCAAAGCAACGCAAATTGCGCAATATATGCGCAATCAAGGTGTTCTTATTGCCAATGATTTTAAAGGTGATCGCCTTAGGCCGTTAGGACTGAATATGCAGCGATGCGGAATAAGCAATGCTGTTGTCACTATGATGCGCGGGCATTTTTTTAAAGATTTTCAATTTGATAAAATTCTTGTTGATGCTCCTTGCTCAGGCACTGGCACTATACGGAAGTCATTGAAAACATTATTGATGTGGAATCCTCATATGGTTAAACGGTTAGCAAGCCAGCAAAAGCAATTACTTGAAACTGCTTTCCAAAATTTAAAAGTTGGTGGAACTCTTGTTTATAGCACCTGCACTCTTGAACCTGAAGAAGATGAAGGTGTTGTTTCCTATCTTCTTGAAAAGTATCCTTCTGCTCATCTTGAAGAAATAAAACTTCCTTTACAAAGAAGCAAACCAATTATCGAATTTGAAGGAAAGAAATTTCATCCCCCTGTTGAACATTGTTTGCGTCTTTGGCCACAAGATAATGATACTGAAGGTTTTTTTGTGGCGCCAGTTCGCATTGAGATCTTTGTTAAACAAAGCAATTTTCTCTCTATAAATATAATCTCGACTAAAGATCGGGATTATAAGACTTGCCTGTCGGCAAGGAACCTCGAAAATTGCCCGATAAATATTTCGAAAATGCTCACCTAG
- a CDS encoding M50 family metallopeptidase gives MAILTGREILDLVIMTLGVGFIFKDIFVIQPLPHKDQPYDPLIHRPSRIENLKLAILVTAPAIIFHELAHKFVALGYGLQATFHAAYGWLGIGILLKLLNTGLIFFVPGYVSHTAASMPLQNAMIAFAGPGLNLVLWIGAWILLKRKEKYSTKTFMILTLTKKINMFLFFFNMIPIGFFDGANVVEGILQYFGG, from the coding sequence ATGGCAATTTTAACGGGAAGAGAGATACTTGATTTAGTCATAATGACCCTGGGTGTTGGATTTATTTTCAAAGACATTTTTGTTATCCAACCATTGCCCCATAAAGATCAACCTTATGATCCTTTAATTCATCGCCCGAGTAGAATTGAAAATCTAAAATTAGCAATTTTAGTTACTGCGCCAGCAATTATTTTCCACGAGCTCGCGCACAAATTTGTTGCGTTAGGTTATGGATTGCAAGCTACATTCCATGCTGCATATGGATGGTTAGGAATAGGTATTTTATTGAAGTTATTAAATACAGGACTTATTTTCTTTGTTCCTGGTTATGTAAGTCATACTGCAGCTTCAATGCCACTGCAAAATGCCATGATTGCCTTTGCAGGCCCTGGTTTAAATTTAGTATTATGGATTGGAGCATGGATATTATTAAAAAGAAAAGAAAAATATTCTACAAAAACATTTATGATACTAACACTGACAAAGAAAATCAATATGTTTTTATTTTTTTTCAACATGATTCCAATAGGATTCTTTGATGGTGCAAATGTAGTGGAAGGAATACTACAATATTTTGGGGGATAA
- the pyrG gene encoding CTP synthase (glutamine hydrolyzing) → MPQENKTSKKYSSQDLLDSISNLSDEHEFYTPIPPKYKVGTTKYLIVFGTVMSGLGKGIFSSSLARLLQIKGLKVAPIKLEGYLNVDSGTLNPFRHGEVYVLDDGMETDMDLGTYERILNLNLTKDNFATNGQILGKILERERKGKYLGRDVQFLPHVTGEIKNLLRNLAVSNNADVVVVEIGGTAGDIENMVYIEAMRELAYEEGKENVCFAALTYIIEPVFLGEQKSKAAQLGLRALLSMGIQPDIIGCRAHKKISEKIKEKISIYSNVPVSRVVSLHDVPTVYQIPLMLRETNIDKEVMRILQIDVDIDPKKELEELEKIQRYVDGIQNPKKEIAIGITGKYTNMRDAYASIVKALEHAGASLNTKINIEWIEATDIETGKLGVEKALKDINGIIVPGGFGKRGVEGKIKCIEYARKNNIPFLGICYGLQMALIEFARNVLKLEDVHTTELKPDAKNPVICLLPEQYKIEGLGGNMRLGGRDIEVKPHTMASRLYNNQTTIRERFRHRFECNPDYIEMFEKQGIVFSGKAPHTNIMQIFELPSHKFFIGTQYHPEFTSRQFSPQPLFYGLIKACVE, encoded by the coding sequence ATGCCGCAAGAGAATAAAACAAGTAAAAAATATTCTTCGCAAGACTTGCTCGATAGCATCTCAAATCTTTCTGATGAGCATGAGTTTTATACACCAATTCCGCCGAAATACAAAGTAGGAACAACAAAATATCTTATTGTTTTCGGCACCGTTATGTCAGGTTTGGGAAAAGGTATTTTCTCATCATCGCTTGCAAGATTATTGCAGATTAAAGGATTAAAAGTTGCACCAATTAAATTAGAAGGATATTTGAATGTTGATTCAGGAACCTTAAATCCATTTAGACATGGTGAAGTATATGTGCTTGATGATGGTATGGAAACAGACATGGATCTTGGTACGTATGAACGAATATTAAACTTAAATTTAACTAAAGATAATTTTGCAACAAACGGCCAGATTTTAGGAAAGATTCTTGAGCGGGAAAGAAAAGGAAAATATCTTGGAAGGGATGTCCAATTCCTCCCTCATGTAACTGGCGAGATAAAAAACTTGTTAAGAAACCTCGCAGTATCAAATAACGCTGATGTAGTGGTAGTAGAGATTGGAGGAACTGCCGGTGATATTGAAAACATGGTTTATATTGAAGCGATGCGGGAGCTGGCATACGAAGAAGGCAAAGAAAATGTTTGTTTTGCTGCATTAACCTACATTATTGAGCCGGTATTTCTTGGCGAACAAAAATCAAAAGCAGCTCAGCTTGGACTGCGTGCATTGCTTTCTATGGGCATTCAGCCAGATATTATAGGATGCCGCGCTCATAAGAAAATATCCGAAAAAATAAAGGAGAAGATTAGTATTTATTCAAATGTCCCTGTAAGCAGAGTAGTAAGCTTGCATGATGTTCCTACGGTCTACCAAATACCATTGATGTTAAGAGAAACAAATATCGACAAGGAAGTTATGCGTATTTTACAAATAGATGTAGATATTGATCCAAAAAAAGAGCTTGAAGAGTTAGAAAAAATCCAAAGATATGTTGATGGGATTCAAAATCCGAAAAAAGAGATAGCAATCGGCATCACAGGGAAGTATACTAATATGAGAGATGCGTATGCTTCAATTGTAAAAGCATTAGAGCATGCAGGGGCAAGTTTAAACACCAAAATAAATATTGAATGGATTGAAGCAACTGATATTGAAACAGGAAAATTAGGAGTAGAAAAAGCATTAAAAGATATTAACGGTATTATTGTGCCAGGCGGATTTGGAAAGCGAGGAGTAGAAGGAAAAATTAAATGCATTGAATATGCAAGAAAAAATAATATTCCTTTTTTAGGAATTTGTTATGGACTTCAAATGGCATTAATTGAATTTGCAAGAAATGTTTTGAAACTGGAAGATGTTCATACCACTGAACTCAAGCCAGATGCAAAAAACCCTGTTATTTGTTTATTGCCTGAACAATACAAAATAGAAGGACTTGGGGGAAATATGCGGTTGGGTGGGAGAGATATTGAAGTTAAACCACATACCATGGCTTCTAGATTATATAATAATCAAACAACAATTAGAGAAAGGTTTAGGCATCGTTTTGAATGCAATCCTGATTATATAGAAATGTTTGAGAAACAAGGAATTGTATTTAGCGGCAAAGCTCCGCATACGAATATTATGCAAATATTTGAATTGCCATCGCATAAATTCTTTATTGGAACACAATATCATCCAGAATTCACTTCGCGCCAATTCTCTCCCCAGCCATTGTTTTATGGATTAATAAAAGCATGTGTTGAATAA